The following nucleotide sequence is from Acidobacteriota bacterium.
ATCGGTGTGACGGCGGTGGGCAAGGACATGGTGAGAGACGCCCGGTACCTCGGCCTCGCGACCCGCATCTGCGCCGAACTTGGCGCGCAGGTGGTCAAGACCTACTATTGCGACAAGGGGTTCGACACGGTGACGGCCGGCTGCCCCGTGCCGATCGTCATGGCCGGCGGCAAGAAACTGGCCGAACTGGATGCGCTGACCATGGCGTACAACGCCGTCAGTCAGGGCGCGGCGGGCGTGGATATGGGCCGCAATATCTTCCAGTCCGATGCCCCTGCCGCCATGATCCAGGCGGTAGGTAAGGTCGTCCACACCCTGATGCCGTCAAAGCAGGCCTACGACTTCTACCTCACGCTCAAAGGTGAGCACGAGCGATCGCTGAAGAAGAAATAGCCGTATGGCCGCCATGCATCCTGTCGTCCGACAGGTCCGCGAGGCCGGACCCGTACTCAGTGTGGGCCTGGTCTCGGCCGATCTGATGGCGCTCGGCGCCGACGTCGCCCGCCTGGAGCAGGCTGGCGCGCGCGTCGCGCACTTCGACGTCATGGATGGCTGCTACGTCCCGATGCTCACGGTTGGGCCGCCCTTCATCAAAGCGGTCAGGACCAGGATGCTGAAGGATGTGCACCTCATGATCCGTGAGCCGGGGACATCGGTCGCGGATTACGTGGCGGCCGGCGCGGACATCATCACCGTGCATCCCGACGCGTGCCGGCACCCGCACCGGGTCCTGCAGCAGATCGGGTCGATGACCCATGCCGACGACGTGGCGCGACCGATCGCCCGGGGTGTGGCGCTTAACCCGGGCATGCCGATAACCGCGCTCGAGCCGCTCGTCGACGAGATTGATCTCGTGATGCTGGTGGCGATCAATCCGGGCTTTGGCGGCCAGAAGTTCCTGCCCGCCACGTTCGGACGGATCGAGGCGGTCCGCCGTATCGTCGCCGCCTCTGGTCGCGACATTCTTCTGGCGGTCGATGGTGGGATCACGAAGGCGAACATCGGCCAACTGGCTGGCCGCGGCGTGGACATGGTCGTGACGGGCAGTGCGGTGTTCGACGGGGACATCAGCGCCAACCTCGACGGGATGACACGTGCGCTGCGAGGATAGGACACGATGAAGAACCGCTGGGACGAGCGGGAAGCGGCGCGGATGGTCGAGCGGTACGGTCCGCGTGTCGGCGAGCCGCTGGCATTGCGAACGTACGCCAGCCGGTTGCTCGGTGCCGACCCGGCACTCGTGCTGCACGGCGGCGGAAACACGTCGCTGAAAGCGGAGCAACGTTCGGCCCTCGGCGAAGCCGTTCCGGCGATCTTCGTCAAGGCGTCGGGCTTCGACATGGCCACGATTGAACCCGAAGGCCATCCTGTCCTGGATCTGACGTGGCTGCGCCGCTTCCGCGCGCTCGACCACCTCACAGACGACGAGATGGTCAACCAGCTGCGGCGCGCGCTGTTCGACTCGCGCGGCCCGACCCCGTCGATCGAAACGCTGGTTCACGCCTTCCTGCCGGGGATCTTCGTCGATCACACCCACGCGGATGCTGTGCTTACGCTGACGAACCAGCGCGGCGGCGAAACCCTGGTGCGCGAGGCCTTTGGCGACGACGTGGCCATCCTCGACTACGTCGAACCGGGCTTCCTCCTGGCGAAGGCGGCCGCAGCGGCGGTCGAGGCTGCGCCGGCCGCGCGCGGCCTGGTGCTGTTGAAGCATGGGCTGATGACGTGGGGTGATACCGCCCGCGCCTCATATGAGTCGCACATCGACCTGGTCGCGCGGGCCGAGGCGTTTCTCGCCGCTCGATCGCGCAAGGGCGCCAGGGTCACCGTTTCGCGGACCGCTGTCGCCGACGCCTGGGAGCGGCTGGGGGCCGTTGGTCCGATCATTCGTGGCCAACTCGCGCGCCGATCTGGCTCAGCCGAGCCTCAATGGGATCGCGTCGTCCTCTCGCCGCTCGTCAACGACCAGGTGCTGGGAGCGTTGGAACAGCCTGACGCGAAGGACTCGCTGGTCACGCCACCGCTCACCGCCGATCACCTGATTCGCACCAGGAGCCTCCCGCTCTGGTTCGATGCGCCCGCTTGGGATGATCTCGCCAGGTTCACAGACGCATTCCGGGCAGCCGTGCAGGCCTACTCAGCAGCCTATGAGTCCTATCTGGCCAGGCATCGCGCGACGATGCAGGGCGGACTCGAGACGTTCGCTCCGTTGCCGCGCGTGGTGCTGCTGCCGGGCGTGGGCGCGATCTGTGCGGGGCAGGACGAGCAGGCCGCGGCCATCAGTCGCGACATCACGGCGCAGACGTTGCAGGTCAAGCTCGCCGTTGCCGCCATTGGCGCCTACGAGGGCCTGTCGGAGTGTCAGCTCTTCGAGATGGAGTACCGCGGCGTGCAGCACGCGAAGTTGGCCGCCACTCGCGGATCGCTTGCCGGGCGCGTGGCGCTCATCACGGGCGCGGCGGGAGCCATCGGCGCCGGCATCGCGCAGGGCCTGCTCGAACAAGACTGCCATGTGGTTGTGACCGATCTGGCTGGCGAGCGTCTGGACTCGCTGGCTGGAGACCTCAGCCGGACCTTCCCGGGGCGGGTGCGCGCGGTGCCAATGGATGTGACGGACGAGGAGTCGGTCGCCGGGGCGTTCCGGCGCGTGGCGAGCGGCTGGGGCGGCGTGGATCTGGTCATCATCAACGCTGGCATCGCCCATGTGTCGCCGCTGACGAGCATGGACGTTGAGGTGTTCCGGCGGCTGGAGCGGGTCAACATCGACGGCACCCTGCTGGTGCTGGCGGAATCGGGCCGTCATTTCGCTCTACAGGGCACGGGCGGAGATATCGTGCTCGTTTCGACCAAGAACGTGTTCGCACCAGGCGCGAAGTTCGGTGCGTACAGCGCCACCAAGGCGGCGGCGCATCAACTCGGTCGGATTGCGAGCCTGGAACTGGCCGATCATGACGTGCGGGTCAACATGGTGTCGCCCGACGCCGTCTTCGGCCACGGCACGCGCCGCTCCGGCCTGTGGGCGGAGGTCGGCCCTGACCGGATGAAGGCTCGTGGCCTCGACGAAGCCGGGCTCGAGGAGTACTACCGGACGCGGAATCTGCTGAAAGCCAGGGTGACCGCGCGGCACGTCGCCAACGCGGTGCTCTACTTCGCGACGCGCCAGTCGCCCACCACGGGAGCGACCATTCCGGTGGATGGCGGGCTGCCGGATGCGACGCCGAGATAGAAACGGCAGACCCCCCAGTCGGTAGTCGGGATTTGGGATTCGGGAGGGCCGTGGGGACGGGTGAAAACCTGGGAACGCCGGGCTCCAGCCCGGCCCGTGTTCTGGCCACGCTGGAGCGTGGCGATCCCAGGGAAGCCTGTCGGTGGGGCCCCGGGGTTAGGGGTTTGGGACTCGGTAGGAACCCGTAGGGGCGGGCCCCTGTGCGCGCCCGTGTTCAGGAGCAGGAGCATGCGTTTAGCCGTCAACATCGATCACATTGCGACGATTCGCGAGGCGCGCAAGGCACGCGAACCAGAGCCGGTCGCGGCCGCGATTATTGCGGAACTGGCAGGGGCCGAAGGCATCACCGTGCACCTGCGGAGCGACCGCCGCCACATCAAGGACCGGGACGTTGAGTTGCTGCGGCAGGTGGTGCAGAGCAAGCTCAACATCGAAATGGCGGCGACACGTGAGATGGTCGACATCGCCTGTCGGGTGAAGCCGGACCAGGTGACCCTGGTTCCCGAGCGTCCCGAAGAAGTGACCACGACCGGTGGCCTCGATGTCGCTGCGAATCTCTCCGCCGTCCGGCACGCGGTCGAGCGATGCCGGCCGGCCGGCATCCGGGTGAGCATCTTCGTCGATGCGGCCGCGGCGCAGGTAGAGGCCTCCAGAGAGGTCGGTGCCGATGCGATCGAGATCAACACCGGGCCGTACGCGGACGCGCCTGATGACGACAGACCGCAGCAACTGGCGCGGATCCGGGAAAGCGCTGAACGCGCAGCGCGGCTCGGGCTCGAGGTGCTGGCCGGGCACGGGTTGAACTACTTCAATGTGCAGCCCATCGTCGGGGTTTCGCACATCATCGAACTGAACATCGGCCACAGCATTGTGGCGCGTGCCGCCCTGGTTGGGCTCGACAGGGCTGTACGCGAGATGGTGGCGTTGTTGCGCGGATGAAGCACCCGACGGCATCCGCCATCGTCCTGCTACTGCTGACCGTCTTGGCCAGCCGTGTGTCGGCCGTCGAGCCGCAAACCGTGTCGTTTACCACGCGGGACGGAGTCCAGATCACCGGGTCGTTGTTCCTGCCCGACAAGCATCCGGCCCCGGCGGTGGTATTGCTGCACATGATGACGCGCTCGCGGCACGACTGGGACGGCGCGGCACAGAAGTTCGTCGACGCCGGCATTGCCGCGTTGTCGGTCGACTTTCGTCGCGCCGGTCAGCCACAGACAAATGCGAAGGGCGGCGACGACCTCGCGGACCTGGTTCTGGACGTCGAGGCCGCGAGAGCGTACCTGGCGGCACGGCCCGAGATTGCTTCCGGCCGCATCGGGATCGCCGGCGCATCAGTCGGGGCGAACGTCGCGGCGATCGTCGCAGGCAACGACGCGTCGGTCAGGTCGCTGGCGCTCCTGTCGCCGTCGCTGGAATACCGCAACCTGCGCATGGAGCCGGCACTCAGGAAATTCGGTTCGCGACCGGCACTGCTCGTGGCGAGCAGCGAGGATCCCTACGCCCTGCGCTCCGCACGCGGAATGGTCAGCATGGGTGACGGCCCTCGCGAACTCCGCGTGCTGTCTGGCGCGGGTCACGGAACCGTCATGCTGAGCCGCGAGTCGGATCTCGCGACGGTGCTGGTGGACTGGTTCGTTCGCACGTTGCTATGATCAAGAGCCGTCGCCACCAGGTCGATCATCGCGGCGCGGCGAGGTCATTGATACGTCATGAAAACTGAATCGATGGTTTTTGCCGTTGCTGGCACGCTGTTCGGTCTCATCGTGGGCTGGATTATCGGGACGCAGCAGGTTCTGGTGCGGGTCGTTCCCGGCGGAGCGCCGGCCGCGCAGATGACCCAGACGGCGGCACCGCCGACGACACGCCCGGCACTGGATGAAAGCCAGGCCGCCCCGCTCAGAAACATTGCCGAGCGCGACCCGAAGGACGTGCAATCGCGCGTCAGACTCGGCGACATGTACTTCGACGCCGGACGTTACCAGGAGGCCACGAAGTGGTACGAGGAGGCGTTAGCGCTTACCCCG
It contains:
- a CDS encoding ribulose-phosphate 3-epimerase, with protein sequence MAAMHPVVRQVREAGPVLSVGLVSADLMALGADVARLEQAGARVAHFDVMDGCYVPMLTVGPPFIKAVRTRMLKDVHLMIREPGTSVADYVAAGADIITVHPDACRHPHRVLQQIGSMTHADDVARPIARGVALNPGMPITALEPLVDEIDLVMLVAINPGFGGQKFLPATFGRIEAVRRIVAASGRDILLAVDGGITKANIGQLAGRGVDMVVTGSAVFDGDISANLDGMTRALRG
- a CDS encoding bifunctional aldolase/short-chain dehydrogenase, which produces MKNRWDEREAARMVERYGPRVGEPLALRTYASRLLGADPALVLHGGGNTSLKAEQRSALGEAVPAIFVKASGFDMATIEPEGHPVLDLTWLRRFRALDHLTDDEMVNQLRRALFDSRGPTPSIETLVHAFLPGIFVDHTHADAVLTLTNQRGGETLVREAFGDDVAILDYVEPGFLLAKAAAAAVEAAPAARGLVLLKHGLMTWGDTARASYESHIDLVARAEAFLAARSRKGARVTVSRTAVADAWERLGAVGPIIRGQLARRSGSAEPQWDRVVLSPLVNDQVLGALEQPDAKDSLVTPPLTADHLIRTRSLPLWFDAPAWDDLARFTDAFRAAVQAYSAAYESYLARHRATMQGGLETFAPLPRVVLLPGVGAICAGQDEQAAAISRDITAQTLQVKLAVAAIGAYEGLSECQLFEMEYRGVQHAKLAATRGSLAGRVALITGAAGAIGAGIAQGLLEQDCHVVVTDLAGERLDSLAGDLSRTFPGRVRAVPMDVTDEESVAGAFRRVASGWGGVDLVIINAGIAHVSPLTSMDVEVFRRLERVNIDGTLLVLAESGRHFALQGTGGDIVLVSTKNVFAPGAKFGAYSATKAAAHQLGRIASLELADHDVRVNMVSPDAVFGHGTRRSGLWAEVGPDRMKARGLDEAGLEEYYRTRNLLKARVTARHVANAVLYFATRQSPTTGATIPVDGGLPDATPR
- a CDS encoding pyridoxine 5'-phosphate synthase, with protein sequence MRLAVNIDHIATIREARKAREPEPVAAAIIAELAGAEGITVHLRSDRRHIKDRDVELLRQVVQSKLNIEMAATREMVDIACRVKPDQVTLVPERPEEVTTTGGLDVAANLSAVRHAVERCRPAGIRVSIFVDAAAAQVEASREVGADAIEINTGPYADAPDDDRPQQLARIRESAERAARLGLEVLAGHGLNYFNVQPIVGVSHIIELNIGHSIVARAALVGLDRAVREMVALLRG
- a CDS encoding alpha/beta hydrolase, whose amino-acid sequence is MKHPTASAIVLLLLTVLASRVSAVEPQTVSFTTRDGVQITGSLFLPDKHPAPAVVLLHMMTRSRHDWDGAAQKFVDAGIAALSVDFRRAGQPQTNAKGGDDLADLVLDVEAARAYLAARPEIASGRIGIAGASVGANVAAIVAGNDASVRSLALLSPSLEYRNLRMEPALRKFGSRPALLVASSEDPYALRSARGMVSMGDGPRELRVLSGAGHGTVMLSRESDLATVLVDWFVRTLL